The genomic region CCGTGAACAGCAAATTTGTTTAGACAGCACGCCTTATTACCACTGCATTTGTCGCTGTGTTCGACGCGCCTATTTGTGTGGTGAAGACAGGGTAACAGGTACGAGCTTTGAGCATCGCAAGCAATGGATAGTGGATAAATTCACCCAACTCACCCAAGTATTCTCGGTTGAGGTTTGTGCCTATGCGGTAATGAGCAATCATTACCATTTGGTATTGCGGGTTAACCAAGAGCAGGCAGAGCAGTGGAGTGGAGTTATCGTGAAATAAATACCCGCTGGAAGCAGCTGTTCGCAGGCCACAATATGGTAGAGCAATACCTTAACGACCCACAAGCCAAAGATGAAGACCATCCTAAGACGATAGAAAAGCTAGAAGACTGGCGTAAACGCTTATTTGATATCTCTTGGTTTATGCGTTGCCTAAACGAACACATTGCCCGCCAAGCGAATAAAGAAGARCAATGCAAAGGCCGTTTTTGGGAAGGGCGYTTTAAATCCCAAGCCTTATTAGATGAAGCCGCAGTATTAGCCTGTATGGCTTATGTGGATTTAAACCCTGTGCGTGCCCAAATGGCTGATACCCCAGAAGACTCAGACTTTACCAGTGTGCAACTACGCATGCAGGCGCTAAAGGCCGCTAAATCAGAAGAAAACTTACAACCCTCAACTGTGCTACCGTTTACTGGCTACAAAGCCCATGGTGAACCTAGCCCCGGTTTACCCTTTAATCTTTACGAGTATTTAGAATTGGTAGACTGGACAGGCCGCTGCGTGCGAGCAGATAAACGCCGGGCGATACCTGCCAATGTATTACCGATAATGGCTCGGCTTAACATTAACCAGAAAGACTGGTTGAGCGTAGTGAAAGACTTTAATCGGCACTTTATTAGCGCAGCTGGCTCAAATAAACATCTGCAACAACATGCTAGTCAAACGGGCCGGCGATGGTGTGCCACGCATAGTCAGTTACAGCTCTGCGACACCTAGCTTAACTCACCAACATCCCATCAAAGTATTAGTTAAGCTTCTTTAAGGGCTGAGCTATGGCCGCCTTTCGCCAATTTAACTGCGGCTCCGTAACGCAGCCAATGTATCGGTAATCATGGTAACGATTGTTGTTGTCCGCATAGTAAACAGGCAGGCTAGAGTGAGTTTTAGCTTTAGCAATTTATGGGTGTCCTAAAGTAATTCTAATAAACTACCCAGAGATGAGTAGCCAAGCCTTTGTATTTTTTGATAAGTTTGTTGATAGAACGAATATTGGTGGGGATGGTGCCGTGATAAGTCGGCTCATCTCTTGAGTTATCAACACAATAAGCGACATCAGTGGTCTCTTTGTGAACATCTAGTCCAATGAAAAACGTGCTAGATTTAGATATGTCGATCTCCTGTTCTGTTATGACTTTGCATCTAACAGTGTGGCTCTAGTTTGACTAACCCACGATAAACGCAGGAGTTCGACACTTTCACCGGGGATCATTATGTCTATATTTTGAAGGGTGAAAATGT from Agarivorans sp. Alg241-V36 harbors:
- a CDS encoding transposase yields the protein MEWSYREINTRWKQLFAGHNMVEQYLNDPQAKDEDHPKTIEKLEDWRKRLFDISWFMRCLNEHIARQANKEEQCKGRFWEGRFKSQALLDEAAVLACMAYVDLNPVRAQMADTPEDSDFTSVQLRMQALKAAKSEENLQPSTVLPFTGYKAHGEPSPGLPFNLYEYLELVDWTGRCVRADKRRAIPANVLPIMARLNINQKDWLSVVKDFNRHFISAAGSNKHLQQHASQTGRRWCATHSQLQLCDT
- a CDS encoding transposase, producing the protein MTRAREQQICLDSTPYYHCICRCVRRAYLCGEDRVTGTSFEHRKQWIVDKFTQLTQVFSVEVCAYAVMSNHYHLVLRVNQEQAEQWSGVIVK